A window of the Hevea brasiliensis isolate MT/VB/25A 57/8 chromosome 6, ASM3005281v1, whole genome shotgun sequence genome harbors these coding sequences:
- the LOC110665379 gene encoding uncharacterized protein LOC110665379 isoform X2, whose protein sequence is MEELGSLWSYQENIDELRQKLLCTTVELESLKVEASEEMRKHKEDVKHLVDLLKMAYKERDEAKEQLQKLLNELMPSNSAELHTILPQPQPKSPLVIPLKANSSITESNSLSDTYNHQSHGSSPVDSFFDAITSPDFSSINMAGTSHIKFGNKTYVEEYTGSMSTGLVSPSVNPADAAIDSLVNGKVLPQKGKLLQAVTEAGPLLQTLLVSGPLPQWRNPPPLQHFNIPPFSINGCEIANTIDKKPAANANSGAQKPQSLSSYPDMSRGSSQMCSVSMLNFTNGASGSGLGSCWPLNSGKQQGFH, encoded by the exons ATGGAGGAATTGGGTTCTTTGTGGAGTTACCAAGAG AACATTGATGAGCTGAGGCAGAAGCTTTTGTGCACAACCGTTGAGCTAGAGTCGCTGAAAGTTGAAGCAAGTGAAGAGATGAGAAAGCACAAGGAGGATGTTAAGCATTTAGTTGATCTCCTGAAGATGGCATACAAAGAAAGAGATGAGGCAAAAGAACAGTTGCAGAAGCTTCTTAACGAGTTGATGCCTTCTAATTCTGCTGAATTACACACCATTCTTCCTCAACCACAACCCAAAAGCCCCCTTGTTATACCCCTGAAGGCAAACTCAAGCATAACCGAATCTAACAGTCTATCAGATACATATAATCACCAATCACATGGTTCTTCCCCTGTGGATTCCTTCTTTGATGCAATTACTTCCCCAGATTTCTCAAGCATAAACATGGCTGGTACGAGTCACATAAAATTTGGGAATAAGACTTATGTTGAAGAATATACTGGTTCTATGTCAACAGGTTTGGTCTCTCCATCCGTTAATCCGGCTGATGCTGCAATTGATAgtcttgttaatggaaaagtccTGCCTCAAAAAGGAAAACTGTTACAAGCTGTTACAGAGGCAGGTCCTCTTCTTCAAACACTTCTTGTTTCAGGgccacttccccagtggagaaatcctcCTCCACTGCAACACTTCAATATTCCACCATTTTCTATCAATGGTTGTGAGATTGCAAATACAATTGATAAGAAACCTGCTGCAAATGCAAATTCTGGTGCTCAGAAACCACAGAGTTTATCGTCTTATCCTGATATGTCTCGTGGTTCTTCTCAAATGTGTTCGGTTTCCATGTTAAATTTTACAAATGGCGCTTCTGGTTCAGGTTTAGGCAGTTGTTGGCCGTTAAATTCTGGCAAGCAGCAAGGATTTCATTGA
- the LOC110665384 gene encoding glutelin type-D 1, with amino-acid sequence MEIDLSPRLAKKEYGGGGGSYFAWCPSELAMLREGNIGAAKLALEKNGFALPRYSDSAKVAYVLQGNGVAGIVLPEKEEKVVAIKKGDAIALPFGVVTWWYNKEDTELVVLLLGDTSKGHKAGEFTDFFLTGSNGIFTGFSSEFVSRAWDVDDKTVSTLLGNQSGKGIVKLAASFKMPEPKGEHRSGLVYNCEEAPLDVDIKNGGRVVVLNTKNLPLVAEVGLGADLVRLDGGAMCSPGFSCDSALQVTYIVRGSGRVQIVGIDGRRALETTVKAGNLFIVPRFYVVSKICDADGMDWFSIITTPNPIFTHLAGRTSVWKALSPEVIEASFKVPSEVENHFRSKRTSDEIFFPPPN; translated from the exons ATGGAGATTGATCTATCACCAAGATTGGCCAAGAAGGagtatggaggtggtggtgggtcATATTTTGCCTGGTGCCCATCTGAGTTGGCAATGCTACGTGAAGGGAACATAGGTGCAGCCAAGCTTGCTCTTGAGAAGAATGGCTTTGCTCTTCCTCGGTACTCTGATTCTGCAAAGGTTGCTTATGTTCTTCAAG GAAATGGTGTGGCTGGAATTGTCCTGCCTGAGAAAGAAGAGAAGGTTGTTGCAATCAAGAAGGGTGATGCCATAGCCCTTCCTTTCGGTGTTGTTACTTGGTGGTATAACAAAGAAGATACTGAGTTGGTTGTTCTGTTATTGGGTgatacctccaaaggccacaaaGCTGGTGAATTTACTGATTTCTTTTTGACTGGTTCCAATGGCATTTTTACTGGCTTCTCTTCTGAATTTGTGAGCCGAGCATGGGATGTGGATGATAAAACTGTAAGTACCCTTCTTGGAAACCAGTCAGGCAAAGGCATTGTCAAGCTTGCTGCATCTTTTAAGATGCCTGAACCCAAGGGGGAGCACCGCAGTGGCCTGGTGTATAACTGTGAGGAAGCTCCATTAGATGTTGACATTAAGAATGGTGGAAGGGTTGTGGTCTTGAATACCAAGAACCTTCCTTTGGTTGCTGAGGTTGGCCTTGGTGCTGATCTTGTAAGGTTGGATGGGGGTGCTATGTGCTCTCCTGGATTTTCTTGTGACTCTGCTTTACAGGTTACTTACATTGTGAGGGGAAGTGGCCGTGTTCAGATTGTTGGTATTGATGGCCGTAGGGCCTTGGAAACTACTGTTAAGGCCGGTAATCTCTTCATTGTTCCGAGGTTTTATGTTGTTTCGAAGATATGTGATGCTGATGGAATGGATTGGTTCTCTATCATAACTACTCCCAA CCCTATATTCACCCATTTGGCTGGTAGGACTTCTGTCTGGAAGGCTTTATCCCCTGAGGTGATTGAGGCATCTTTCAAGGTTCCTTCTGAAGTTGAGAATCATTTCCGCTCCAAGAGAACCTCTGATGAAATTTTCTTCCCACCACCAAACTGA
- the LOC110665382 gene encoding RING-H2 finger protein ATL39 yields MPSSPVPAPQLQFEGSSQWNPYVIGPVIVVCIFIVLFSYYRILKRFCCALNVLTFSRNRVRMRHGSENNLEDLSLQYHSHGRESTIVCSLPISQFRKGKEEESRASNYECAVCLGEFEEGEWLKHLPNCAHVFHVACIDTWLQTRSNCPLCRSHVYDSSHEYSFSMNTMLETTRREDFFHYRADHYQILRSEILRNSLPPSEEIGGGLVSSH; encoded by the coding sequence ATGCCTTCAAGCCCAGTACCAGCTCCACAACTTCAATTCGAAGGCTCTTCGCAATGGAATCCATATGTAATTGGTCCGGTTATTGTTGTCTGCATTTTCATTGTCTTGTTCAGCTACTACAGAATACTAAAACGATTTTGCTGCGCGCTGAATGTTTTAACTTTCTCTAGAAACCGAGTTCGAATGAGGCATGGAAGTGAGAATAACTTGGAAGATTTGTCGTTGCAGTATCACAGCCATGGACGGGAATCTACCATCGTGTGCTCTCTACCAATCTCTCAGTTCAGGAAGGGGAAAGAAGAGGAATCAAGAGCGAGCAACTATGAATGCGCAGTTTGCTTAGGGGAATTTGAAGAAGGGGAATGGCTGAAACATCTACCAAACTGTGCTCATGTGTTTCATGTTGCCTGCATCGACACTTGGCTTCAGACTCGCTCAAATTGCCCTCTTTGCAGGTCTCATGTCTATGATTCAAGTCATGAATATTCTTTTTCTATGAACACAATGCTTGAGACTACAAGGAGGGAAGACTTTTTCCATTACAGAGCAGACCATTATCAAATCCTACGCTCTGAGATCCTTAGAAACTCTTTACCTCCATCGGAAGAAATAGGTGGAGGACTGGTTTCATCGCATTAA
- the LOC110665380 gene encoding monofunctional riboflavin biosynthesis protein RIBA 3, chloroplastic isoform X2: MHGLQLANYGGTKYQSKFLISKKNKNNLFNHFLSMDCAFVPHLSCPRIFINSSFHRLFAAPNNTGIGLYRHRLFSPTFWGIGVSPGIGARNLSDDSSLKGSENGSLLSAFDESASAPFGTLDAEITPETIDFFVSDAAGDPDCPTPGYSSIEQSLNTLREGKFVIVVDDENGDIEGNIVMAASLTSPKHVAFMVKHGSGIVSVGMKEDDLERLKLPLMSPETEDEDSSAPTFTVTVDAKTGTSAGVSAVDRAKTVLALSSPESKPEDFRRPGHVFPLKYRTGGVLRRAGHTEASVDLVMLAGLQPVSVLSAIVDPEDGSMASLASLRKLALEHSIPIVSITDLIRYRRKRENLVERSAISRLPTKWGLFQAYCYRSKLDGTEHVALVKDVLVRVHSECLTGDIFGSARCDCGNQLDLAMQLIEQAGRGVVVYLRGHEGRGIGLGHKLRAYNLQDQGHDTVQANIELGLAVDAREYGIGAQILRDIGVRTMRLMTNNPAKFTGLKGYGLAVIGRIPVLTSITEENKRYLETKRTKMGHIYGSDIQGPLAGFINPNVNKTNSPEED; encoded by the exons ATGCATGGCCTGCAACTTGCGAATTATGGAGGAACTAAGTACCAGAGCAAATTCTTGATATCTAAAAAGAACAAGAACAATCTCTTTAACCATTTCCTTTCCATGGACTGTGCCTTTGTTCCTCACCTCTCTTGTCCCCGTATCTTCATCAACTCAAG TTTTCATCGACTTTTTGCAGCTCCCAATAATACAGGAATTGGGTTATACAGACACAGGTTGTTTAGTCCCACATTTTGGGGTATTGGGGTGAGTCCTGGAATTGGAGCTCGAAATTTGTCTGATGACAGTTCTTTGAAGGGAAGTGAGAATGGGTCTTTGCTTAGTGCTTTTGATGAATCTGCTTCAGCGCCATTTGGAACACTTGATGCTGAAATTACTCCTGAAACCATCGATTTCTTCGTTAGTGACGCTGCGGGTGATCCTGACTGCCCAACTCCAGGCTACTCTTCAATTGAGCAGTCTCTAAATACTCTACGAGAAGGAAAG TTTGTGATTGTTGTAGATGATGAAAATGGCGATATTGAAGGAAATATTGTCATGGCAGCATCTCTTACGAGTCCTAAGCATGTGGCATTTATGGTTAAACATGGATCAGGGATTGTTTCTGTGGGCATGAAAGAGGACGATCTTGAAAGGTTGAAGCTTCCTTTAATGTCTCCAGAGACAGAAGATGAAGACTCTTCAGCCCCAACTTTCACGGTCACAGTG GATGCGAAAACTGGAACATCCGCTGGAGTATCAGCAGTAGACAGGGCCAAGACTGTTCTTGCTCTTTCATCCCCCGAATCGAAGCCGGAAGATTTTCGGAGACCAGGCCATGTGTTTCCACTCAAGTATAGAACTGGTGGTGTTCTGAGGAGAGCAGGTCATACTGAGGCATCTGTAGACTTGGTAATGCTTGCAGGATTGCAGCCAGTTTCTGTTCTTTCAGCTATTGTTGATCCAGAGGATGGTTCCATGGCTTCTCTAGCTAGTTTAAGAAAGTTGGCATTGGAGCACAGCATACCAATCGTCTCAATAACCGATTTGATAAG GTAcaggagaaaaagagaaaatttggtTGAAAGAAGTGCAATTTCTCGTCTGCCTACCAAATGGGGTCTATTTCAAGCTTACTGCTACCGATCAAAGCTAGATGGAACAGAACATGTAGCTCTTGTGAAG GATGTTCTTGTAAGAGTTCATTCAGAGTGTTTAACTGGAGATATTTTTGGATCAGCTCGTTGTGATTGTGGGAACCAATTGGATTTGGCTATGCAATTAATCGAGCAAGCCGGTAGAGGCGTTGTGGTTTACCTTCGAGGTCATGAAGGAAGAGGGATTGGCCTTGGTCATAAACTTCGAGCCTACAATTTGCAGGATCAAGGTCATGACACAGTCCAAGCTAACATTGAACTTGGTTTAGCTGTCGATGCACGCGAGTATGGCATCGGTGCTCAG ATTCTAAGGGACATAGGGGTTCGAACCATGCGACTGATGACTAATAATCCTGCAAAGTTCACTGGATTGAAGGGATATGGGTTGGCAGTTATTGGAAGAATTCCAGTGTTGACATCCATTACAGAGGAAAATAAGAGGTACTTGGAAACAAAGCGTACCAAGATGGGCCATATTTATGGTTCTGATATACAGGGGCCATTAGCCGGATTCATCAACCCAAATGTAAATAAGACAAACTCACCTGAAGAAGACTGA
- the LOC110665381 gene encoding UDP-galactose/UDP-glucose transporter 5B isoform X1 — MADSLSSAGVKENKLWKGVFAVAGIMTTLVIYGVLQEKIMRVPYGENKEYFKYSLFLVFCNRITTSAVSAGVLLASKKALNPVAPVYKYCLISVSNILTTTCQYEALKYVSFPVQTLAKCAKMIPVMIWGTVIMQKRYKGMDYLIAFLVTLGCSIFILFPAGTDISPYSRGRENTVWGVTLMLGYLGFDGFTSTFQDKLFKGYDMEIHNQIFYTTLCSCALSFTGLVVQGHLLLAVDFVYRHKDCLFDIALLSTVATASQFFISYTIRTFGALTFAAIMTTRQLVSIMLSCVWFAHPLSWEQWIGAVIVFGSLYSKNFLKSGSSRTPPSEHAQNGASSPVKPIP, encoded by the exons ATGGCCGATTCGTTATCATCAGCTGGTGTTAAAGAGAACAAGCTATGGAAAGGGGTTTTCGCCGTGGCAGGAATCATGACCACTCTTGTGATCTATGGTGTTTTGCAG GAAAAGATCATGAGAGTCCCTTATGGGGAGAACAAAGAGTATTTCAAGTACTCGCTATTTCTTGTTTTCTGTAACCGCATTACAACCTCTGCTGTTTCTGCTGGCGTTCTATTG gcaAGTAAAAAGGCCTTGAACCCTGTTGCTCCAGTTTACAAGTACTGCCTCATATCAGTATCCAACATATTAACCACAACTTGCCAATATGAG GCCCTCAAATATGTCAGTTTTCCTGTTCAGACACTTGCAAAATGTGCCAAAATGATTCCTGTCATG ATCTGGGGTACTGTCATTATGCAAAAGAGATACAAGGGAATGGACTACTTAATTGCTTTTCTAGTTACTTTGGGttgttcaatttttattttatttccg GCAGGAACTGATATCAGTCCATACAGCAGAGGAAGGGAAAATACTGTTTGGGGTGTTACCCTGATGCTTGGTTATCTTGG gtttgatGGCTTTACTAGCACATTCCAAGATAAACTATTTAAAGGTTATGATATGGAAATACACAACCAAATTTTCTACACTACGTTATGCTCTTGTGCTCTCAGTTTCACAG GCCTTGTAGTGCAAGGGCATCTACTTCTAGCCGTAGACTTTGTTTATCGCCATAAAGATTGTTTGTTTGACATTGCTCTGCTTTCCACT GTAGCAACTGCTAGCCAGTTCTTTATTTCTTACACAATTCGCACATTTGGTGCTCTCACTTTTGCTGCCATAATGACGACACGACAG TTGGTGAGCATCATGCTGTCGTGCGTGTGGTTTGCCCATCCTCTTAGCTGGGAACAATGGATTGGAGCT GTTATCGTCTTCGGTTCTCTGTATTCAAAGAATTTCTTGAAAAGTGGGTCTTCGAGGACTCCACCTTCAGAACATGCACAAAATGGAGCTTCCAGTCCAGTGAAGCCAATTCCttga
- the LOC110665380 gene encoding monofunctional riboflavin biosynthesis protein RIBA 3, chloroplastic isoform X1, whose translation MHGLQLANYGGTKYQSKFLISKKNKNNLFNHFLSMDCAFVPHLSCPRIFINSSFHRLFAAPNNTGIGLYRHRLFSPTFWGIGVSPGIGARNLSDDSSLKGSENGSLLSAFDESASAPFGTLDAEITPETIDFFVSDAAGDPDCPTPGYSSIEQSLNTLREGKFVIVVDDENGDIEGNIVMAASLTSPKHVAFMVKHGSGIVSVGMKEDDLERLKLPLMSPETEDEDSSAPTFTVTVDAKTGTSAGVSAVDRAKTVLALSSPESKPEDFRRPGHVFPLKYRTGGVLRRAGHTEASVDLVMLAGLQPVSVLSAIVDPEDGSMASLASLRKLALEHSIPIVSITDLIRYRRKRENLVERSAISRLPTKWGLFQAYCYRSKLDGTEHVALVKGNIGPGQDVLVRVHSECLTGDIFGSARCDCGNQLDLAMQLIEQAGRGVVVYLRGHEGRGIGLGHKLRAYNLQDQGHDTVQANIELGLAVDAREYGIGAQILRDIGVRTMRLMTNNPAKFTGLKGYGLAVIGRIPVLTSITEENKRYLETKRTKMGHIYGSDIQGPLAGFINPNVNKTNSPEED comes from the exons ATGCATGGCCTGCAACTTGCGAATTATGGAGGAACTAAGTACCAGAGCAAATTCTTGATATCTAAAAAGAACAAGAACAATCTCTTTAACCATTTCCTTTCCATGGACTGTGCCTTTGTTCCTCACCTCTCTTGTCCCCGTATCTTCATCAACTCAAG TTTTCATCGACTTTTTGCAGCTCCCAATAATACAGGAATTGGGTTATACAGACACAGGTTGTTTAGTCCCACATTTTGGGGTATTGGGGTGAGTCCTGGAATTGGAGCTCGAAATTTGTCTGATGACAGTTCTTTGAAGGGAAGTGAGAATGGGTCTTTGCTTAGTGCTTTTGATGAATCTGCTTCAGCGCCATTTGGAACACTTGATGCTGAAATTACTCCTGAAACCATCGATTTCTTCGTTAGTGACGCTGCGGGTGATCCTGACTGCCCAACTCCAGGCTACTCTTCAATTGAGCAGTCTCTAAATACTCTACGAGAAGGAAAG TTTGTGATTGTTGTAGATGATGAAAATGGCGATATTGAAGGAAATATTGTCATGGCAGCATCTCTTACGAGTCCTAAGCATGTGGCATTTATGGTTAAACATGGATCAGGGATTGTTTCTGTGGGCATGAAAGAGGACGATCTTGAAAGGTTGAAGCTTCCTTTAATGTCTCCAGAGACAGAAGATGAAGACTCTTCAGCCCCAACTTTCACGGTCACAGTG GATGCGAAAACTGGAACATCCGCTGGAGTATCAGCAGTAGACAGGGCCAAGACTGTTCTTGCTCTTTCATCCCCCGAATCGAAGCCGGAAGATTTTCGGAGACCAGGCCATGTGTTTCCACTCAAGTATAGAACTGGTGGTGTTCTGAGGAGAGCAGGTCATACTGAGGCATCTGTAGACTTGGTAATGCTTGCAGGATTGCAGCCAGTTTCTGTTCTTTCAGCTATTGTTGATCCAGAGGATGGTTCCATGGCTTCTCTAGCTAGTTTAAGAAAGTTGGCATTGGAGCACAGCATACCAATCGTCTCAATAACCGATTTGATAAG GTAcaggagaaaaagagaaaatttggtTGAAAGAAGTGCAATTTCTCGTCTGCCTACCAAATGGGGTCTATTTCAAGCTTACTGCTACCGATCAAAGCTAGATGGAACAGAACATGTAGCTCTTGTGAAG GGTAATATTGGACCTGGACAGGATGTTCTTGTAAGAGTTCATTCAGAGTGTTTAACTGGAGATATTTTTGGATCAGCTCGTTGTGATTGTGGGAACCAATTGGATTTGGCTATGCAATTAATCGAGCAAGCCGGTAGAGGCGTTGTGGTTTACCTTCGAGGTCATGAAGGAAGAGGGATTGGCCTTGGTCATAAACTTCGAGCCTACAATTTGCAGGATCAAGGTCATGACACAGTCCAAGCTAACATTGAACTTGGTTTAGCTGTCGATGCACGCGAGTATGGCATCGGTGCTCAG ATTCTAAGGGACATAGGGGTTCGAACCATGCGACTGATGACTAATAATCCTGCAAAGTTCACTGGATTGAAGGGATATGGGTTGGCAGTTATTGGAAGAATTCCAGTGTTGACATCCATTACAGAGGAAAATAAGAGGTACTTGGAAACAAAGCGTACCAAGATGGGCCATATTTATGGTTCTGATATACAGGGGCCATTAGCCGGATTCATCAACCCAAATGTAAATAAGACAAACTCACCTGAAGAAGACTGA
- the LOC110665379 gene encoding uncharacterized protein LOC110665379 isoform X1 — MRSFDFYRRMFGVDVKNIDELRQKLLCTTVELESLKVEASEEMRKHKEDVKHLVDLLKMAYKERDEAKEQLQKLLNELMPSNSAELHTILPQPQPKSPLVIPLKANSSITESNSLSDTYNHQSHGSSPVDSFFDAITSPDFSSINMAGTSHIKFGNKTYVEEYTGSMSTGLVSPSVNPADAAIDSLVNGKVLPQKGKLLQAVTEAGPLLQTLLVSGPLPQWRNPPPLQHFNIPPFSINGCEIANTIDKKPAANANSGAQKPQSLSSYPDMSRGSSQMCSVSMLNFTNGASGSGLGSCWPLNSGKQQGFH; from the exons ATGAGATCCTTTGACTTTTATAGAAGGATGTTTGGTGTTGATGTCAAG AACATTGATGAGCTGAGGCAGAAGCTTTTGTGCACAACCGTTGAGCTAGAGTCGCTGAAAGTTGAAGCAAGTGAAGAGATGAGAAAGCACAAGGAGGATGTTAAGCATTTAGTTGATCTCCTGAAGATGGCATACAAAGAAAGAGATGAGGCAAAAGAACAGTTGCAGAAGCTTCTTAACGAGTTGATGCCTTCTAATTCTGCTGAATTACACACCATTCTTCCTCAACCACAACCCAAAAGCCCCCTTGTTATACCCCTGAAGGCAAACTCAAGCATAACCGAATCTAACAGTCTATCAGATACATATAATCACCAATCACATGGTTCTTCCCCTGTGGATTCCTTCTTTGATGCAATTACTTCCCCAGATTTCTCAAGCATAAACATGGCTGGTACGAGTCACATAAAATTTGGGAATAAGACTTATGTTGAAGAATATACTGGTTCTATGTCAACAGGTTTGGTCTCTCCATCCGTTAATCCGGCTGATGCTGCAATTGATAgtcttgttaatggaaaagtccTGCCTCAAAAAGGAAAACTGTTACAAGCTGTTACAGAGGCAGGTCCTCTTCTTCAAACACTTCTTGTTTCAGGgccacttccccagtggagaaatcctcCTCCACTGCAACACTTCAATATTCCACCATTTTCTATCAATGGTTGTGAGATTGCAAATACAATTGATAAGAAACCTGCTGCAAATGCAAATTCTGGTGCTCAGAAACCACAGAGTTTATCGTCTTATCCTGATATGTCTCGTGGTTCTTCTCAAATGTGTTCGGTTTCCATGTTAAATTTTACAAATGGCGCTTCTGGTTCAGGTTTAGGCAGTTGTTGGCCGTTAAATTCTGGCAAGCAGCAAGGATTTCATTGA
- the LOC110665383 gene encoding 60S ribosomal protein L23a, protein MAPGKADISKKPDPKAQAAKVAKAVKSGPTFKKKANKIRTKVTFHRPKTLKKERNPKYPRISAPPRNKLDHYQILKFPLTTESAMKKIEDNNTLVFIVDIRADKKKIKDAVKKMYDIQAKKVNTLIRPDGTKKAYVRLTPDFDALDVANKIGII, encoded by the exons ATGGCGCCGGGGAAAG CTGACATTTCAAAAAAGCCTGATCCAAAGGCACAGGCTGCCAAGGTTGCAAAAGCGGTGAAGTCTGGTCCAACCTTCAAGAAGAAGGCCAATAAGATCAGAACTAAGGTTACATTTCATCGCCCAAAGACATTGAAGAAGGAGAGGAATCCCAAGTACCCTCGCATTAGTGCTCCACCAAGGAACAAGCTTGATCATTATCAGATCTTGAAATTTCCTCTCACTACTGAGTCAGCTATGAAAAAGATCGAGGACAACAATACCCTTGTCTTCATAGTTGATATTCGTGCTGACAAGAAAAAGATCAAGGATGCAGTCAAGAAGATGTATGATATTCAGGCCAAGAAAGTTAATACCTTGATCAG GCCTGATGGGACGAAGAAAGCGTATGTCAGGTTGACGCCAGACTTTGATGCCTTGGATGTGGCAAACAAAATAGGAATCATTTAA
- the LOC110665381 gene encoding UDP-galactose/UDP-glucose transporter 5B isoform X2, producing the protein MADSLSSAGVKENKLWKGVFAVAGIMTTLVIYGVLQEKIMRVPYGENKEYFKYSLFLVFCNRITTSAVSAGVLLASKKALNPVAPVYKYCLISVSNILTTTCQYEALKYVSFPVQTLAKCAKMIPVMAGTDISPYSRGRENTVWGVTLMLGYLGFDGFTSTFQDKLFKGYDMEIHNQIFYTTLCSCALSFTGLVVQGHLLLAVDFVYRHKDCLFDIALLSTVATASQFFISYTIRTFGALTFAAIMTTRQLVSIMLSCVWFAHPLSWEQWIGAVIVFGSLYSKNFLKSGSSRTPPSEHAQNGASSPVKPIP; encoded by the exons ATGGCCGATTCGTTATCATCAGCTGGTGTTAAAGAGAACAAGCTATGGAAAGGGGTTTTCGCCGTGGCAGGAATCATGACCACTCTTGTGATCTATGGTGTTTTGCAG GAAAAGATCATGAGAGTCCCTTATGGGGAGAACAAAGAGTATTTCAAGTACTCGCTATTTCTTGTTTTCTGTAACCGCATTACAACCTCTGCTGTTTCTGCTGGCGTTCTATTG gcaAGTAAAAAGGCCTTGAACCCTGTTGCTCCAGTTTACAAGTACTGCCTCATATCAGTATCCAACATATTAACCACAACTTGCCAATATGAG GCCCTCAAATATGTCAGTTTTCCTGTTCAGACACTTGCAAAATGTGCCAAAATGATTCCTGTCATG GCAGGAACTGATATCAGTCCATACAGCAGAGGAAGGGAAAATACTGTTTGGGGTGTTACCCTGATGCTTGGTTATCTTGG gtttgatGGCTTTACTAGCACATTCCAAGATAAACTATTTAAAGGTTATGATATGGAAATACACAACCAAATTTTCTACACTACGTTATGCTCTTGTGCTCTCAGTTTCACAG GCCTTGTAGTGCAAGGGCATCTACTTCTAGCCGTAGACTTTGTTTATCGCCATAAAGATTGTTTGTTTGACATTGCTCTGCTTTCCACT GTAGCAACTGCTAGCCAGTTCTTTATTTCTTACACAATTCGCACATTTGGTGCTCTCACTTTTGCTGCCATAATGACGACACGACAG TTGGTGAGCATCATGCTGTCGTGCGTGTGGTTTGCCCATCCTCTTAGCTGGGAACAATGGATTGGAGCT GTTATCGTCTTCGGTTCTCTGTATTCAAAGAATTTCTTGAAAAGTGGGTCTTCGAGGACTCCACCTTCAGAACATGCACAAAATGGAGCTTCCAGTCCAGTGAAGCCAATTCCttga